A DNA window from Borrelia sp. HM contains the following coding sequences:
- a CDS encoding FliI/YscN family ATPase: MDNFFENYSKILDTVESMPLIGKVKKIKGLLVESLGPKCGIGDLCLIEQNNGKKICAEVLGFNGPFVSLMAYERFDGLEVGDKVYSLDKKLQINLSDELLGRVIDSLGRPIDNKGQFLGNHYKELSFSSINPLDRGIFSEQMVTGVRVLDSFLPVAKGQRVGIFSGAGVGKSTLLGMIAKNSKADVNVIAFIGERGRELNEFIKYELEGECFNRSVLIVSTSDESPISRYRGAYTATLIAEYFRDCGMDVMLLFDSITRFANAKREMSLSMGEPPATKGYPPSVFVEIPILLERSGLKGKGSITGFYTVLVEGDDFTEPIADIMKATLDGHIILDRDLSDRGIYPSVNILSSTSRSFHRILSFERQKLISKIRNLLSIYKNYEDLIKTGIYLKGSNKEVDLAISKYPKIIDFLSQGMQEEFNFEDLDDEIREILV, translated from the coding sequence GTGGACAATTTTTTTGAAAATTATTCAAAAATATTAGATACTGTTGAGTCTATGCCTCTTATTGGAAAAGTAAAAAAAATTAAGGGTCTTTTAGTTGAAAGTTTGGGTCCAAAATGTGGTATTGGTGATTTATGTTTAATTGAACAGAACAATGGTAAAAAAATATGTGCTGAAGTTTTAGGTTTTAATGGTCCTTTTGTTAGTCTTATGGCTTATGAAAGATTTGATGGACTTGAGGTTGGTGATAAAGTTTATTCCTTGGATAAAAAGCTTCAAATTAATCTTAGTGATGAATTGCTTGGAAGAGTAATTGATTCTCTTGGTAGGCCTATTGATAATAAAGGCCAATTTCTTGGTAATCATTATAAAGAGCTAAGTTTTAGTAGTATTAATCCTTTAGATAGGGGTATTTTTTCTGAGCAAATGGTTACTGGTGTTAGAGTTCTTGATAGTTTTTTGCCAGTAGCAAAGGGTCAACGTGTAGGTATTTTTTCAGGTGCTGGTGTTGGTAAATCTACTTTACTTGGTATGATTGCTAAGAATTCTAAAGCAGATGTTAATGTCATTGCATTCATTGGTGAGAGAGGGCGTGAGCTTAATGAGTTTATTAAATATGAACTTGAAGGGGAATGTTTTAATAGAAGTGTTTTAATTGTTTCAACTTCCGATGAATCTCCTATTTCAAGATATAGAGGGGCTTATACTGCAACGTTAATAGCTGAATATTTCAGAGATTGTGGTATGGATGTTATGTTGCTATTTGATTCAATCACGAGATTTGCAAATGCTAAAAGAGAAATGAGTCTTTCTATGGGAGAACCGCCTGCTACTAAAGGATATCCTCCTTCTGTTTTTGTAGAGATTCCTATTTTGCTTGAACGTTCAGGACTTAAGGGTAAGGGAAGTATTACAGGTTTTTATACTGTTCTTGTAGAGGGTGATGATTTTACAGAACCAATAGCTGATATTATGAAAGCTACTTTAGATGGACACATTATTTTGGATAGAGATTTGTCTGATAGAGGAATTTATCCCTCAGTAAATATTTTAAGTTCAACTTCAAGATCTTTTCATAGAATATTAAGTTTTGAAAGACAAAAATTAATATCTAAAATTAGAAATTTGTTGTCTATTTATAAAAATTATGAGGATTTAATTAAGACGGGAATTTATTTAAAAGGTTCTAATAAAGAAGTTGATTTAGCAATTTCAAAGTATCCAAAGATTATTGATTTTTTATCTCAAGGGATGCAAGAAGAATTTAATTTTGAAGATTTAGATGATGAAATTAGAGAAATATTAGTTTGA
- a CDS encoding flagellar protein FlbA — protein MSGLYFKIRKFKKILNIRAYDRKLSENDLININGKISKIEEFLEGISKDLDGLNDMDVFLKGNYLDYLTFRKKEELKKLVKFKHEYDKYRGIYLKKYGEEKKISMLIESLNSTIIKETLKNENLFLDEYVNYKIFKKLGNIDE, from the coding sequence TTGAGTGGTCTATATTTTAAGATAAGAAAATTTAAAAAAATATTAAATATTAGAGCTTATGATAGAAAGTTGAGCGAAAATGATTTAATCAATATAAATGGTAAAATTTCAAAAATAGAAGAATTTTTAGAGGGAATTTCTAAAGATTTAGATGGATTAAATGACATGGATGTTTTTTTAAAAGGAAATTATTTAGATTATTTGACTTTTAGAAAAAAGGAAGAGTTAAAAAAGCTTGTAAAATTTAAGCATGAGTATGATAAATATCGTGGTATTTATTTAAAAAAATATGGAGAAGAAAAAAAGATTAGCATGTTAATAGAATCTTTAAATAGTACTATAATTAAAGAAACACTAAAAAACGAAAACCTGTTTTTAGATGAATATGTTAATTATAAAATTTTTAAAAAATTAGGAAATATAGATGAATAG
- a CDS encoding flagellar hook-length control protein FliK, with translation MILDKIGNNSQGLIKGLNLIDLNSGFTRDSKSVFSNLIFSEIKNLSQCRDLVQGFIKFLKNNGLIDNNFKSVSLKQSFIFEKLSDNSFISDLKSLLKKVEHLFNFENLEILNENLSFDSGFVNKKELSNTIENFLSDLNILFNNMNSLYNFDVLGIDFDSNHKELDFTKKDKESNIINIDVKNFKKNDNVKEFLNSGSKFRLVDSENSIGKYEIKETFDGITRFMGDLNSFNVKHMRESFISQMNDNLMSEWNLKINHNIVNKAKVVLKSNDTGEIRLILKPQRLGSIRINLNLDSNNNLLGKIIVDNHNVRALFEQNMYSLNKMLNDNGFNSSLNLSLAGSGSRFFSGDSKDDFKSQESPFNKGKIFKVEDDVEISDDLEKSINFIV, from the coding sequence ATGATTTTAGATAAGATTGGTAATAATTCTCAAGGTCTAATTAAAGGTTTAAATCTTATAGATTTAAATAGTGGTTTTACCCGAGATAGCAAAAGTGTGTTTTCAAATTTAATTTTTTCTGAGATTAAAAATTTATCTCAGTGTAGAGATTTAGTGCAAGGTTTTATTAAGTTTTTAAAAAATAATGGTCTTATAGATAATAATTTTAAAAGTGTATCTTTAAAACAGTCGTTTATTTTTGAAAAGCTTAGTGATAATAGTTTTATATCTGATTTAAAATCTTTGTTAAAAAAAGTGGAGCATTTATTTAATTTTGAAAATTTAGAAATTTTAAATGAAAATTTGTCTTTTGATTCTGGTTTTGTTAATAAAAAAGAATTATCAAACACTATTGAAAATTTTTTGTCTGACCTTAACATTTTATTTAATAATATGAATTCTCTTTATAATTTTGATGTGTTAGGTATTGATTTTGATTCTAATCATAAAGAATTAGATTTCACCAAAAAAGATAAAGAAAGCAATATTATTAATATTGATGTTAAAAATTTTAAGAAAAATGATAATGTTAAGGAATTTCTTAATTCAGGTTCTAAGTTTAGATTAGTTGATAGTGAAAATTCTATTGGTAAATATGAGATTAAGGAAACTTTTGATGGAATAACAAGGTTTATGGGTGACCTTAATAGTTTTAATGTAAAACATATGAGAGAATCTTTTATCAGTCAAATGAATGATAATTTGATGTCAGAATGGAATTTAAAAATTAATCATAATATTGTGAATAAAGCTAAAGTTGTGTTAAAATCGAATGATACAGGAGAGATTAGGTTAATTTTAAAGCCTCAAAGACTTGGTAGTATAAGAATTAATTTAAATCTTGATTCTAATAATAATTTATTAGGTAAGATAATAGTTGATAATCATAATGTTAGAGCTCTTTTTGAACAAAATATGTATTCGCTCAATAAAATGTTAAATGATAATGGTTTTAATAGTAGTTTAAATCTTTCTCTTGCGGGTAGTGGTTCTAGATTTTTTTCTGGTGATTCTAAAGATGATTTTAAGAGTCAAGAATCTCCTTTTAATAAGGGTAAGATATTTAAGGTTGAAGATGATGTTGAGATTTCTGATGATTTAGAAAAGAGTATTAATTTTATTGTTTAG
- the flgD gene encoding flagellar hook assembly protein FlgD has product MSTIDNSVSVNRYGIVSNSKVERNVKGNNLGRDDFLKLLITQLKYQDPTDPMKDKEFIAQMAQFSTLEQMTNMSKSFENLSSVIGQNKDLGLLGKIVEVESVDGEMIKGKVTNIKTGVVPQIMIDGKYYVYDNILSVGLEG; this is encoded by the coding sequence ATGAGTACAATTGATAATTCAGTTAGTGTAAATAGGTATGGAATAGTATCTAATTCTAAGGTAGAACGCAATGTTAAGGGAAATAATCTTGGTCGTGATGACTTTTTAAAGTTGCTTATTACGCAACTTAAATATCAAGATCCAACAGATCCAATGAAAGATAAAGAATTTATTGCTCAAATGGCACAATTTTCAACGCTTGAGCAAATGACAAATATGAGTAAATCTTTTGAAAATTTATCGTCAGTTATTGGTCAAAATAAAGATTTGGGTTTATTGGGAAAAATAGTTGAGGTTGAGAGTGTTGATGGAGAAATGATCAAGGGAAAAGTCACAAATATTAAAACAGGAGTAGTTCCACAAATTATGATTGATGGAAAATATTATGTTTATGACAATATTTTATCAGTAGGATTGGAGGGATAA
- a CDS encoding flagellar protein: MNSFLSFVLRLVFWLLLIVFLLGLSFFLIDLFGIYRARDYLPSYIKTLVFKEDAQFSEYTNISLDEIRMIKEKEAIYIKNQQVEKLREELKKREESLNKFEAELNQKQKDLDLKQKIIDDIVNKYKDEDKNFVQAALYLINMPPQDAVKRLEELNDEIAISYMRKVEDIAKKEGRSSIVPYWLSLMDSKKAAVLIRKMSVSSLE; the protein is encoded by the coding sequence ATGAATAGTTTCTTGTCATTTGTGTTGAGATTGGTTTTTTGGTTATTGTTAATTGTTTTTTTATTAGGACTGTCATTTTTTTTAATTGATTTATTTGGTATATATAGAGCTAGAGATTATTTGCCTTCGTATATCAAAACTTTAGTTTTTAAAGAAGATGCTCAATTTAGTGAATATACAAATATTAGTCTTGACGAGATTAGGATGATAAAAGAAAAAGAGGCCATCTATATTAAAAATCAGCAAGTTGAAAAATTAAGAGAGGAATTAAAAAAAAGGGAGGAAAGTTTAAACAAATTTGAGGCTGAGCTTAATCAAAAGCAAAAAGATTTAGATTTGAAACAAAAAATAATTGATGATATTGTAAATAAATATAAAGACGAAGATAAAAATTTTGTACAAGCCGCTTTATATTTAATCAATATGCCACCACAAGATGCTGTTAAGAGGCTTGAAGAGCTTAATGATGAAATTGCAATATCTTATATGCGAAAAGTAGAAGATATTGCTAAGAAAGAGGGTCGGTCATCTATTGTTCCTTATTGGTTATCTCTTATGGATTCTAAGAAAGCTGCCGTATTGATTAGAAAAATGTCTGTTAGTTCTTTGGAGTGA